From the Endozoicomonas sp. Mp262 genome, the window TTTCCGAAACAGACATAATCATGAGTTTTTATCATGGTTTTTACAAAGTCAGCTTTAAATGCTTTTTCCTCTTCTTCATTTTTAACTCTTGGCTTCCACACTGGTTCAGGATTTTGTTGATTAGCCTCCTCTTTATCCAGGTCGGGATGAGGTACAACAAGCATACCAGTATCCACTTCAGACATAGCCTGGAATAAACTTTCAAATTTACTGGATACCCATTGAAATTCGGGGGGACTTGCTGCAAGCAGTCCACTAAAGGGTAAAAAAACAACACATAAAAAGAATAAAAAAGATTGTTTTATATGACTCATTTGCACAGCCCTCATAAGAACAAGAACCCCCAAAAAGACAGTCAGCATCAACAAAAAAAGCAGAAGAAACTCTATTAAAATAATTATAAAGCCATATTCATTCAATCAGCTCGACAGGCTTTCAATCCATTGTATTTAATTCATCAGGCAGTTATAGCAGTCACACTAAAACCTTTCCAGCCAGCATTATTTTTTTTATTACACGCAGCATCCATGCTTATCAGCTTATTTATCCTGTTAATACCTGCCCTCGGGCATATAGCTTCTTGCTTTCAGGGCTGCATAGTATCCAGCACTTTTCAGTCTTTATCTGTCGTCTTTGATTCCATCATTCCATTGAGTTTTTTCTCTCCGGCATCAATCAGGTCACTTCCTTTATCCCTAGCTTCCTTACCCCATTCCTCAGCATTGTCCATCATATCCGAGCGCCAGTCTTCGCTATCATCCCAGGCTTCTTTTGTTGTGCCAACCACCTCATCGCCCAGCGCACGGGCCTTTTCTTTAATAGATTCCCAATCAGCATGGGCAGGCAGCCCTATTGAGCAGGCCAGAATAGCCAGTGCCATAACGGCTTTTTTCATCATACTGCAACCTTTATTAATGTAGAGTTCACCATTATACCGTTAACAGGGATTTAGATGTTACTTGAGTCTAATTAAGTACTATTATGCAGCAAAACAAAAGGGAACCTTCTAACAATGTTAAACCTGTTTACATCAACACTAGCTTCATCCACCCGATTATGGAGAGGCACTTCCAGCAGTAAGAGCACCGTACAACCACTGCTTCCCCTGGTTCTTTACGACCGGGAAGCCTGCCCTCGCTGTCGGCTGGTACGAGAGGCATTGACAGAGCTAAACCTGGATGTGGAAATCCGTCCCTGCCCTATAGATGGCCAGCGCTTTCTCCAGGAAACACCCAAGGGTCGGCTCCCCTTCCTGGTTGACCCCAATACTGAAAAAAAACTCTCCCGTACCGGTCAAATCATGGACTATCTTTTTGGTCAATATGCGGATAGAAAACCACCCTCCAAATTCAACCCGGGACTTTTGAATCTTGCTGGCTCCAGCCTGGCAAGCTCACTCCGGCTTAACGCCGGCAGCAGGAAAGTGCCTTCCAGAATCCCGGAAAAACCCTTAAAACTCTACAGCTTCGAGTCCAGCCCTTATTCTCGTCTGGTTCGTGAACAACTGTCCGAACTGGAATTACCCTACTTACTAATAAACCTCGGTAAACAGCAGTGGGCAGACATGGGACCTGCCTCATTCCGAATGAGCATCAGGCCCTATAAGCCACTACCAGGCACCAAACGAAGCCTTTTCTTTGAAGAACATGGTGATGTGCAGGTACCCTATCTGGAAGACCCCAATACCGATACAGCACTTTTTGAATCCCGTGCTATTGTTAAATACCTTCAACGTACCTATCAGGCTCAATAGAGGATCAAGCTTTTGATGAAGCCTATCGCAGTCTGCGCCCTGTACAAGTTTGTTACACTGGAGAACTATCAGGATCTACGCCAGCCCCTGCAACAAGCCATGGAGCAGCACAATATTAAAGGAACGCTGCTACTGGCCAGGGAAGGCATCAACGGCACGGTTGCTGGCCTGAAAGCAGACATCGATACCCTTCTTGCCCTGTTACAATCCGATCACCGTTTAAATCCACTGGACTGTAAACTGTCCTATCACAGTACCTGCCCATTCCTGAGAACCCGGGTTCGTCTGAAAAAAGAAATCGTCACCATGGGGATTGAGAACATCAATCCCGCCCAAAGCACCGGCACCTATATCAAGCCCGGGGACTGGAATGCACTGATCTCTTCACCTGACGTGCTGGTGATTGATACCCGTAATAAATATGAAACCGCCATTGGCTCCTTTAAAAACGCCAAGGACCCACAAACTGCAAGCTTCAGGGAATTCCCCCGTTATGTTCGGGAACACCTGGACCCGGTAAAACATAAAAAAATTGCCATGTTTTGTACCGGGGGGATCCGCTGTGAAAAGTCAACGGCTTATCTCAAGCAACAGGGATTTGAAGAGGTTTACCACCTGGAAGGCGGCATATTGAAATACCT encodes:
- a CDS encoding rhodanese-related sulfurtransferase; this translates as MKPIAVCALYKFVTLENYQDLRQPLQQAMEQHNIKGTLLLAREGINGTVAGLKADIDTLLALLQSDHRLNPLDCKLSYHSTCPFLRTRVRLKKEIVTMGIENINPAQSTGTYIKPGDWNALISSPDVLVIDTRNKYETAIGSFKNAKDPQTASFREFPRYVREHLDPVKHKKIAMFCTGGIRCEKSTAYLKQQGFEEVYHLEGGILKYLEEVPEQESLWQGECFVFDNRVSINHSLEKGQYDMCHGCRQPITEADKSSHYYTPGVCCPHCHHKLTDSQRKRFTERERQIQLAKARGSVHLGKQ
- a CDS encoding glutathione S-transferase N-terminal domain-containing protein, which produces MLNLFTSTLASSTRLWRGTSSSKSTVQPLLPLVLYDREACPRCRLVREALTELNLDVEIRPCPIDGQRFLQETPKGRLPFLVDPNTEKKLSRTGQIMDYLFGQYADRKPPSKFNPGLLNLAGSSLASSLRLNAGSRKVPSRIPEKPLKLYSFESSPYSRLVREQLSELELPYLLINLGKQQWADMGPASFRMSIRPYKPLPGTKRSLFFEEHGDVQVPYLEDPNTDTALFESRAIVKYLQRTYQAQ